CACGAACTGAAACCAAAAAAGAATCATGAAATcatgaaaatacaaaaaaaaacagcttcTTTCACTCACTTCCTTGGTAGGAACGCATAGTGGAGTTCCTTCCTTCACAATCCCCGCCTCCACCATCACTCCGCACACGATGGGATCCCTAGAATTGAATACGCAGTTGGGCAAAACGCGCAACCTGCAAGGGAAGACAGCAATGTGTTTGTATTCTTCTCGCTTCTTTTGCTTGAGCTCTTCCCGATAGGCCATGAATTTGTCAAAGAGATGATAAATGATGTCGGCTTGAAAGATTTTAACGCCCATGCTATCCGCCAACTCCTGGGCATCTTTTTCCACTTTGACGTCAAAGGCCAAGATTGTGGCGTACCTGGAGTAGCGCAAAAGATTAGTAGTCACccataaaaatttctaataaccTTTGTAAGCACCCAAAATTTAGTAATATGCATAACTAGGCAATGCGCCAACCGAGTCATCACTGATTTTAATCAAGTATAGTGCGGAATCTCTTAATATCTCTTTCATTTTCTCCAAAATTGAACTTGATCAATTATTTCTTGCctgcaaatgaaaataattctgtgataaattgaatttaaagcaATATCAGTGAATCGAGCTCTAAGATACGCCTATGAAGGTGaactttattacaaaataacttttgctcattaatggaaaattattcGTAAGCGAAGAAATACCAGAATTAATGCATACTCTTAGGAATAGCTGAAACACCTGTACACAGCAAGACGCACAGTAACCTCTAAAAATGATGAAGAGCTTGAGGCAATTAAAAGAACTTGATCTGTTGAAAGACATTACAGATAAGTAGAAAAGCTGTTTGCTCATTCTGCGTGCGTTCCGCCCTAATTTAACTCATGATCAGATTTGCGGATTCCCCGTTGCTTTTTCGAAAGCGTCGCAACATTGCTTGTTAACCTGCCTGAATTTCGCCCACTTCAATTACTTCACGTGCGATCATGTTTGATACGAATTTACTCCCTCTTTGGGCacctttatttattgaaactttttcagGTGAACGGCCCACGCCTCTGTCAAGAAACGCGACCACAGAGAAAATCTATTCCTAAACAAATATTCCAAACGGTAGCAATGGCAAACAAAGAGCATCTGCTTGACAATTCCGAGATAAGAAAGACGAGTTTTGATCTCACTTCTTCAAAAAACGAATTGTTATTTGTTTAGGACACTCGGTCAACATCACCATACGATTTGAATATTGATTTTggatcaaaattttcttactgGGATTCGTGTTCGAGCATGATTGACGCCTTCATCACGTCCTTCTTGACCACCGGTCCAATTCTTATGCCTGAATACTGAAACATTCTTATAATCATTTTGTGTCTCTTGGGAAAGATAACTAGTAACCTACCGGGATTTTACTGACTTTCAAAAATTCGAGCAAAGCTTCCAATGATCCCAAAGTTGAGGCCTGGACGTAGACTCCCCTTTCTTGTAACCTGATACCAGAGAGGGCACTTTTCAATTCCCGTGCTACTTCCTCtttaattatctaaaattaccCTATTAAAATCTGAACACACACTGAGTTGATGACATCTTACTTCGACTTCATCCGGTTTAACAGCAACGTACAAATTAAGACCCGCAATGGCCTTTTCCAATTCCTTGGCGGCTATTTTCACTCCCTGGGCCGCTTTCACTTCCTTGTATTCTACGTATGCGTtctgaagatttttttgtgataaaaatgcataaaattcgtaaaaatacatacataccTTTACGCGTAATTCGCGTAAGGGTTGGGGCATTAAAAGAGACCTAATTTGGGTCACTATGGGCCCGTCAGTACCGGCGACTAACATGGTGTCGCCCTCTCTTAACGTGCCATTGACTAGAATGACATCAATTGTGGTACCCAAACCGGGGATTGCTTTAACCTGCAGAATTCATAATAATGCATAATGCAATAATGCAACGACAGCTCTTAAAATACTATACATTTGACCTTTCTGCGtattaaataactaaaaaaacttaaaaattaaattctagtACCTTACCTCAAGAACGGTGGCCTGTAATTCGTCGGAATACATAAGACGTTTTGGCAGTTTGACTTGGCAGTACTCCACAATTAAAGCTAAGAGATTGCCCATGCCCTCGCCTGTTATAGCGCTAGTTGGCACTAATGAGAAGTAGCTACGAGGATCGGGGTTTTCGTAGAATAAAGCCGCATTTAGCCCTATGTATTTCAccatttatatttaaacaaagATTAATTTTCTCATGCTAACCTTGTTCTGCAAATTGCACTATCACAGCCTTGCTCCTCTGCTCAAATTCAAGTTGAGTATTGGCGGCTTGCGCCTTTAAAATGTCTCTAATATCCTTCCTGTTCATAGTCTGCCAATCATATAATCTGTAaaggaacaataaaaaaacactactcataaaaaatagagaCAATTACCTATCAATCTTATTCAAAGCAACTATAAAGGGACACTTTTTCTGCTTCAACAGGTTAATGGATTCAATAGTTTGTGGCTCTAAACCGTGCATAATATCCacaactaaaattgaaatatcacaTAGAGAAGATCCCCTGtttctcaaatttgaaaaagactCATGTCCTGGTGTGTCTATGATAAGCAATCCTGGGATTTTCAGGTTCATTTCTGAGGCCTAGTGCGAAAGTTATTAATAAGAAACTACCTGAAATTCATGACTTGCCCCTTTAACAATCTTAATCTGCTCTTTAATAGCCTCAATGGGGACGTTTGTAGCTCCGATTTGTTGGGTAATACCGCCGGCTTCGCCATCTTGCACGTTCGTTCTTCTTAGTTTGTCCAAAATCTTCGTTTTGCCTGTATCTACGTGCCCTAAAACGCAGACAATTGCTGCGCGCATGTTGTCTATCGAGCGGGTTTTTTCAGCTTCCTCTTTTCGTTTCtggaaagatttttaaattcagcaaAGTTGAAATACAAAGTGTTTAATCTTAAACTGACCATAATCCTTTCTTCGGCCCTCTCCCTCGATTGTTGTGCAACCGTCTTTGCGTCCTCGTCCTCTTCGTCACTCTCATCGTCCGATTCGCTTTCACTCTCAGATTCTGATTCCTCCTCTGAACTGTCACTTTCCACTTTTTTGGAAGcctaaaattgtttatgtaatatttagcTATTTTAGGAGTTGTAAGAGAATTTACTTTAGCATTCGTCTTCACAACTTCAGCcacaatttcctttttattttcttctgttGATGCATCAGATTCTTCATCAGAAGAAGCATCCCAAGCATCCTTCACATTGTCTTCCTCATCGTCCTCTTTAGGAGGTTCTGTCTCAGAAGGTTTTGCCTCTTGAGCCAGAGCTTCCTGTTCAGATTCTCCAGGCCTAATTTCCTCCTCCTTCTTCACTTTTTCTGGTGTCTGTTCCTTCTTCTgtttatttggttttattcTAGTCCCAGGTCTTGGCTTCTTTTCGCCCACATCTGGCAGTGCTACCCCTTGAGCTTTCAAGCTGTCAATCAATGCCTGTGCCCTGGCTCTATCAGCCTTTTGTTTTGCAGTCAGAAGTTTTCCTTCTGCTTTCAGTCGTTCTTTGcgttctttttctttttgcttcttcttttcctttttttcttgCTCTAGCCTCAGTGCTTCCAGTCTAGCCTCTTCAGCCTCCTCTTCTTTTTTAATCCTCTCTTCTTCCTCTTTTTTCATCCTCTCTTCTTCttcctttattttcttt
The sequence above is drawn from the Euwallacea similis isolate ESF13 chromosome 22, ESF131.1, whole genome shotgun sequence genome and encodes:
- the eIF5B gene encoding eukaryotic translation initiation factor 5B — its product is MGKAKKQRKGATGDESDSDVEVGTQELIEKAETKKLKAQKNKDETENEAVKAKKTKMKEKQLSDSEEEVPVTKMQRTFALLQVEDSGDDELVNQEDEESEEDQKPVTKGKKKGAEKTELQQGKKGKKSKRRKNDDDDDDELERALAELEMEYAGVKMEEPAAATIEIELEPKSSTKKGKKKGKTEEEKLEENEEEINNIGTVKTAAQKKKEKKEREKQKKIAEKSKNRNGDETNETENAIAIAAAAPKLEERGESEEKELIKKKKKKGKITEEHGPEEGDNVEGGEDGGEKASKKKKGAKDKDEKDPKSKKGPAKKTIQAMQEALKKIKEEEERMKKEEEERIKKEEEAEEARLEALRLEQEKKEKKKQKEKERKERLKAEGKLLTAKQKADRARAQALIDSLKAQGVALPDVGEKKPRPGTRIKPNKQKKEQTPEKVKKEEEIRPGESEQEALAQEAKPSETEPPKEDDEEDNVKDAWDASSDEESDASTEENKKEIVAEVVKTNAKASKKVESDSSEEESESESESESDDESDEEDEDAKTVAQQSRERAEERIMKRKEEAEKTRSIDNMRAAIVCVLGHVDTGKTKILDKLRRTNVQDGEAGGITQQIGATNVPIEAIKEQIKIVKGASEMNLKIPGLLIIDTPGHESFSNLRNRGSSLCDISILVVDIMHGLEPQTIESINLLKQKKCPFIVALNKIDRLYDWQTMNRKDIRDILKAQAANTQLEFEQRSKAVIVQFAEQGLNAALFYENPDPRSYFSLVPTSAITGEGMGNLLALIVEYCQVKLPKRLMYSDELQATVLEVKAIPGLGTTIDVILVNGTLREGDTMLVAGTDGPIVTQIRSLLMPQPLRELRVKNAYVEYKEVKAAQGVKIAAKELEKAIAGLNLYVAVKPDEVEIIKEEVARELKSALSGIRLQERGVYVQASTLGSLEALLEFLKVSKIPYSGIRIGPVVKKDVMKASIMLEHESQYATILAFDVKVEKDAQELADSMGVKIFQADIIYHLFDKFMAYREELKQKKREEYKHIAVFPCRLRVLPNCVFNSRDPIVCGVMVEAGIVKEGTPLCVPTKEFVDIGIVTSIEDNHKPLMTARKGMEVCIKIEPIPGESPKMFGRHFDEKDFLTSKISRQSIDACKDYFRDDLLKSDWQLMVELKKLFEIL